AGCTGGACCCCTACCTCCAGCCTCTCTTTGATGCTCTGAGGGATATGATCCAGCCCAGGAAGCTGATTCAGTTTATGGAGGACGGTACCATACAGATAGCTCCTCTGGCATACATGAGAGGGCGTACCCTGGATGAGGCCTTCGTGATCCTGGACGAGGCGCAGAATGCCACATCCAGCCAGTTTAAGATGTTTCTGACCAGGATGGGACCCCATGCCCGCTTCATTGTTACCGGCGATGATTCCCAGGTAGATCTTTCCCGCAGGGAGGATTCCGGGCTGGTGCAGGCTATCCGGATCCTGGACGGGATCCAGGGAATATCCATCATTCGCTTTGATGACCGGGATATTCTCAGGCACCGCCTGGTTAAATCTATCGTAAAAGCCTATAACAATTCTTAGCAACCGGCTCGGGCTGCCGGCCAGTTGAAGAAAAAACTTAACTTTAAACAAAATAGATACAGTTATGGCCAATGCATTAAAGAGAACATCGTTCAGCCTGGCAGGGCAAAAGAGCCTGTATACGGGAAAGGTCCGTGATGTCTATAACATCAATGATGATTACCTGGTGATGGTGGTCTCTGACCGGATTTCGGCATTTGATGTGGTGCTTCCCAGGGGGATTCCCTATAAAGGACAGGTGCTTAATCAGATAGCCTCAAAATTCCTGGATGCGACTTCAGATATCGTACCCAACTGGAAGATCGATTCACCGGATCCCAATGTGACCGTTGGCCATATGGCGGAGCCCTTCAGGGTGGAGATGGTGATCCGTGGCTATGTGACCGGCCATGCATGGAGAGAGTACCGCGAGGGGAAAAGATTGTTATGTGGAGTTCCCATGGCCGAAGGCTTAAGGGAGCATGACCGTTTCCCCGAAGCGATTATTACTCCCACCACCAAGGCCGAGGAAGGTCATGATGAGGATATTACCAGGGAGGAGATTCTGGCCAGCGGACTGGTATCTGAACAGGATTATAT
This genomic stretch from Bacteroidales bacterium harbors:
- a CDS encoding phosphoribosylaminoimidazolesuccinocarboxamide synthase; the encoded protein is MANALKRTSFSLAGQKSLYTGKVRDVYNINDDYLVMVVSDRISAFDVVLPRGIPYKGQVLNQIASKFLDATSDIVPNWKIDSPDPNVTVGHMAEPFRVEMVIRGYVTGHAWREYREGKRLLCGVPMAEGLREHDRFPEAIITPTTKAEEGHDEDITREEILASGLVSEQDYIQLEDFTRALFQRGTEMAAEMGLILVDTKYEFGKKDGKIILIDEIHTPDSSRYFYTDGYEERQARGEQQKQLSKEFVRQWLISNGFQGKEGQQVPSMPDAFVEEVSERYIELFESITGEKFVKADTSHIEERILKNINEFISK